A genomic stretch from Halichoerus grypus chromosome 5, mHalGry1.hap1.1, whole genome shotgun sequence includes:
- the ZHX2 gene encoding zinc fingers and homeoboxes protein 2 — protein MASKRKSTTPCMVRTPQVVEQDVPEEGDRAKEKGISTPQPEAAKDSWTVEPENSSKENEVIEVKSTGENQSKKLQGGYECKYCPYSTQNLNEFTEHVDMQHPNVILNPLYVCAECNFTTKKYDSLSDHNSKFHPGETNFKLKLIKRNNQTVLEQSIEATNHVVSIATSGPASGDSDPGISVSKTPIMKPGKPKADAKKVPKKPEEATPENHVEGTARLVTDAAEILSRLGGVELLQDTLGHVMPSVQLPPNINLVPKVPVPLNTTKYNSALDTNATMINSFNKFPYPTQAELSWLTAASKHPEEHIRIWFATQRLKHGISWSPEEVEEARKKMFNGTIQSVPPTITVLPAQLAPTKMSQPILQTALPCQILGQTSLVLTQVTSGSTTVSCSPITLAVAGVTNHGQKRPLVTPQAASEPKRPHVAQVPEPPPKVANPSLTPASDRKKTKEQIAHLKASFLQSQFPDDAEVYRLIEVTGLARSEIKKWFSDHRYRCQRGIVHITSESLAKDQLAIAASRHGRTYHAYPDFAPQKFKEKTQGQVKILEDSFLKSSFPTQVELDRLRVDTKLSRREIESWFSERRKLRDSMEQAVLDSMGAGKKAQDVVAPNGALSRLDQLSGAQLAGALPSPSPAITKSQEQVHLLRSTFARTQWPTPQEYDQLAAKTGLVRTEIVRWFKENRCLLKTGTLKWMEQSQHQHLAGEHGYDASQRRAARAGTAESPKNGSEVAQPHYKDPKKLCEEDLEKLVPRVKVSNEQAKDGAPAKPPEATSDRSEGSGGDGPGSDENEESGVVDWVEVTVGEEDAVSDRSDSWSQTAAEGTAELAGSDSDSIPAEAGQA, from the coding sequence ATGGCGAGCAAGCGAAAATCCACCACCCCATGCATGGTTCGGACACCGCAAGTAGTAGAACAGGATGTGCCCGAGGAAGGAGACAGGgccaaagagaaaggaatcagcACGCCGCAGCCTGAAGCAGCCAAGGACAGTTGGACAGTGGAACCCGAAAActcttccaaagaaaatgaagtgatAGAGGTGAAATCTACAGGGGAAAACCAATCCAAAAAACTCCAAGGTGGTTATGAATGCAAATACTGCCCCTACTCCACGCAGAACCTGAACGAGTTCACGGAGCACGTCGACATGCAGCACCCCAACGTGATTCTGAACCCCCTCTACGTGTGTGCCGAATGTAACTTCACAACCAAAAAGTACGACTCCTTGTCTGACCACAACTCCAAGTTCCATCCCGGGGAGACCAACTTCAAGCTGAAGTTGATCAAGCGCAATAATCAGACTGTCTTAGAGCAGTCCATCGAAGCCACCAACCACGTCGTGTCCATCGCCACCAGCGGCCCGGCGAGCGGTGACAGCGATCCTGGGATCTCCGTGAGTAAGACCCCCATCATGAAGCCAGGGAAACCAAAAGCTGATGCCAAGAAGGTGCCCAAGAAGCCCGAGGAGGCCACCCCCGAGAACCACGTGGAGGGGACGGCCCGCCTGGTGACCGACGCGGCTGAGATCCTCTCGAGACTCGGAGGCGTGGAGCTCCTCCAGGACACGCTAGGGCACGTCATGCCTTCTGTCCAGCTCCCACCAAATATCAACCTTGTCCCCAAGGTCCCCGTCCCGCTGAATACTACCAAATACAACTCCGCCCTGGACACGAATGCCACTATGATCAACTCCTTCAACAAGTTCCCTTACCCAACACAGGCTGAGTTGTCCTGGCTAACCGCGGCTTCCAAACACCCAGAGGAGCACATCAGAATCTGGTTTGCCACACAGCGCTTAAAGCACGGCATCAGCTGGTCCccagaggaggtggaggaggcccGGAAAAAGATGTTTAATGGCACCATCCAGTCGGTACCCCCGACGATCACCGTGCTGCCAGCCCAGTTGGCGCCCACAAAGATGTCACAGCCCATCCTCCAGACAGCGCTGCCATGCCAGATTCTCGGCCAGACCAGCCTGGTGCTGACTCAGGTGACGAGCGGGTCAACAACCGTCTCCTGCTCCCCCATCACGCTTGCCGTGGCCGGAGTGACCAACCACGGCCAAAAGAGACCTTTAGTGACTCCCCAAGCTGCCTCTGAGCCCAAGCGTCCACATGTCGCTCAGGTGCCAGAGCCCCCACCCAAGGTGGCCAACCCTTCGCTGACCCCGGCCAGCGACCGTAAGAAGACAAAGGAGCAGATCGCACATCTCAAGGCGAGCTTTCTCCAGAGCCAGTTCCCTGACGATGCGGAGGTCTATCGGCTCATCGAGGTGACCGGCCTTGCCAGGAGTGAGATCAAGAAGTGGTTCAGCGACCACCGGTACCGGTGTCAAAGGGGCATCGTCCACATCACCAGCGAATCCCTTGCCAAAGACCAGCTGGCCATCGCAGCCTCCCGACACGGCCGCACGTACCACGCATACCCAGACTTTGCCccacagaaattcaaagaaaaaaccCAGGGTCAGGTTAAAATCCTGGAAGACAGCTTTCTGAAAAGCTCCTTCCCGACCCAAGTAGAACTGGATAGGCTAAGGGTGGACACGAAACTGAGCAGGAGAGAGATTGAATCCTGGTTCTCGGAGAGACGGAAGCTTCGGGACAGCATGGAGCAAGCTGTCTTGGATTCCATGGGGGCTGGCAAAAAAGCCCAAGACGTGGTGGCCCCCAACGGTGCTCTGTCTCGGCTCGACCAGCTCTCTGGGGCCCAGCTAGCCGGTGCTCTGCCCAGCCCTTCACCAGCAATTACAAAGAGCCAAGAACAGGTACATCTCCTGAGGAGCACGTTTGCAAGAACCCAGTGGCCTACCCCCCAGGAGTATGACCAGTTAGCAGCCAAGACCGGCCTGGTCCGAACTGAAATTGTGCGTTGGTTCAAGGAGAACAGATGCTTGCTAAAAACCGGGACCTTAAAGTGGATGGAGCAGTCCCAGCACCAGCACCTGGCCGGCGAGCACGGTTACGATGCCTCGCAGAGGAGAGCCGCGAGGGCCGGCACCGCCGAGAGCCCGAAGAACGGGAGCGAGGTGGCTCAGCCACATTACAAGGACCCCAAAAAGCTCTGCGAAGAGGACTTGGAGAAGTTGGTACCCAGGGTGAAAGTGAGCAACGAGCAAGCAAAAGATGGGGCGCCGGCCAAGCCTCCAGAAGCCACCTCGGACAGGTCAGAGGGCAGTGGCGGGGACGGCCCGGGCAGCGACGAGAACGAGGAGTCGGGCGTTGTGGATTGGGTGGAGGTCACGGTCGGAGAGGAGGACGCCGTCTCAGACAGATCCGACAGCTGGAGTCAGACCGCAGCCGAAGGCACCGCAGAACTGGCCGGCTCGGACTCCGACAGCATCCCTGCCGAGGCCGGCCAGGCCTAA